The Bradysia coprophila strain Holo2 chromosome X unlocalized genomic scaffold, BU_Bcop_v1 contig_12, whole genome shotgun sequence genome window below encodes:
- the LOC119067357 gene encoding glycoprotein-N-acetylgalactosamine 3-beta-galactosyltransferase 1-like isoform X2 codes for MPSYIYNIKQSLCRNSIILWVLVIVTYITFYLSCSPLKAADFRIGKNRSATEGRVLCWVMTNPTNHRMKAIHVQRTWGRRCNKLIFMSSEEDPELSSVVALNVEEGRDHLWAKTKEAFKYIYQHHLDEAEWFLKADDDTYVIVENLRFFLKDFDSNNAVSLGCKFTQGFFSGGAGYVLSKESVKRFVENSLLDGSKCRQEHDGLEDLEMGTCLYNIGIETTDTRDTIGRYRFLPFNPQIEVVPRNPSDKYWFYMYYPER; via the exons ATGCCATCGTATATTTATAACATCAAACAGAGTTTATGtcgaaattcaataattttgtggGTTCTCGTAATTGTGACTTACATCACTTTTTATCTGAGCTGTTCACCACTGAAAGCTGCAGATTTTAG AATAGGAAAAAATCGCAGTGCTACAGAAGGTCGTGTATTGTGCTGGGTCATGACCAACCCGACAAATCACAGAATGAAAGCAATTCACGTTCAACGGACATGGGGCCGACGTTGCaacaaattaatatttatgaGTTCTGAAGAAG ACCCTGAATTGAGTAGTGTAGTAGCACTAAATGTTGAAGAAGGGCGCGATCATCTTTGGGCTAAAACGAAAGAAGCGTTTAAGTACATATACCAGCATCATCTCGACGAAGCCGAATGGTTTCTGAAAGCTGACGACGACACATATGTTATTGTCG aaAATCTGCGATTCTTTCTCAAAGATTTCGATTCGAACAATGCGG TTTCCCTTGGCTGTAAATTTACACAAGGATTCTTTAGTGGAGGAGCAG GATACGTTCTGAGCAAAGAATCGGTCAAACGGTTCGTGGAGAATAGTTTATTAGACGGAAGCAAATGCCGCCAAGAGCACGATGGTCTCGAAGACTTAGAGATGG GTACTTGTTTGTATAACATTGGCATAGAAACAACAGATACCAGAGACACTATTGGTCGCTACCGGTTTCTTCCGTTCAACCCTCAGATTGAAGTAGTACCACGAAATCCGTCAGATAAATATTGGTTCTACATGTACTATCCAGAAA GGTGA
- the LOC119067357 gene encoding glycoprotein-N-acetylgalactosamine 3-beta-galactosyltransferase 1-like isoform X1, with translation MPSYIYNIKQSLCRNSIILWVLVIVTYITFYLSCSPLKAADFRIGKNRSATEGRVLCWVMTNPTNHRMKAIHVQRTWGRRCNKLIFMSSEEDPELSSVVALNVEEGRDHLWAKTKEAFKYIYQHHLDEAEWFLKADDDTYVIVENLRFFLKDFDSNNAVSLGCKFTQGFFSGGAGYVLSKESVKRFVENSLLDGSKCRQEHDGLEDLEMGTCLYNIGIETTDTRDTIGRYRFLPFNPQIEVVPRNPSDKYWFYMYYPESKGENLETVSANPLHDYIADEMHPMDYMSDRVISFHYVPPKQMYFMDHLLYHVRLHKV, from the exons ATGCCATCGTATATTTATAACATCAAACAGAGTTTATGtcgaaattcaataattttgtggGTTCTCGTAATTGTGACTTACATCACTTTTTATCTGAGCTGTTCACCACTGAAAGCTGCAGATTTTAG AATAGGAAAAAATCGCAGTGCTACAGAAGGTCGTGTATTGTGCTGGGTCATGACCAACCCGACAAATCACAGAATGAAAGCAATTCACGTTCAACGGACATGGGGCCGACGTTGCaacaaattaatatttatgaGTTCTGAAGAAG ACCCTGAATTGAGTAGTGTAGTAGCACTAAATGTTGAAGAAGGGCGCGATCATCTTTGGGCTAAAACGAAAGAAGCGTTTAAGTACATATACCAGCATCATCTCGACGAAGCCGAATGGTTTCTGAAAGCTGACGACGACACATATGTTATTGTCG aaAATCTGCGATTCTTTCTCAAAGATTTCGATTCGAACAATGCGG TTTCCCTTGGCTGTAAATTTACACAAGGATTCTTTAGTGGAGGAGCAG GATACGTTCTGAGCAAAGAATCGGTCAAACGGTTCGTGGAGAATAGTTTATTAGACGGAAGCAAATGCCGCCAAGAGCACGATGGTCTCGAAGACTTAGAGATGG GTACTTGTTTGTATAACATTGGCATAGAAACAACAGATACCAGAGACACTATTGGTCGCTACCGGTTTCTTCCGTTCAACCCTCAGATTGAAGTAGTACCACGAAATCCGTCAGATAAATATTGGTTCTACATGTACTATCCAGAAAGTAAG GGTGAGAATTTAGAGACCGTTTCTGCTAACCCGTTACATGATTACATAGCCGATGAAATGCATCCAATGGATTATATGTCCGATCgtgttatttcatttcattacgTACCTCCAAAGCAAATGTACTTTATGGATCATCTACTCTACCACGTAAGACTACACAAAGTTTAA